A window from Tenuifilum sp. 4138str encodes these proteins:
- a CDS encoding Hsp20/alpha crystallin family protein: MLRRRSTLPSLVDEFFGDDFISRFFDDSESVTIPSVNIKEGKDDYTIEVAAPGFDKKDFKVDLNNNVLEISSEKEVKEENKDEKVMRREFRYSSFKRSFTLPDTADTDKIKASYKDGILSIIIPKKEEAKVKPVRQISIS, from the coding sequence ATGTTACGTCGCAGAAGCACTCTACCAAGTCTGGTAGATGAGTTCTTTGGGGATGATTTTATCAGCCGTTTCTTTGACGACAGCGAGAGTGTAACAATCCCTTCGGTAAACATCAAGGAAGGGAAGGACGATTACACCATTGAGGTGGCTGCTCCCGGGTTCGACAAGAAGGACTTTAAGGTTGACTTGAACAACAACGTGCTGGAGATTTCCAGCGAGAAAGAGGTTAAGGAGGAGAATAAGGACGAAAAGGTAATGCGTCGTGAGTTCCGTTACTCCTCATTCAAAAGGTCGTTCACCTTACCCGATACAGCCGACACCGATAAGATTAAAGCTTCGTACAAGGACGGCATCTTAAGCATTATCATCCCAAAGAAGGAAGAAGCTAAGGTTAAACCCGTACGTCAGATCTCGATATCGTAA